From Paenibacillus graminis, a single genomic window includes:
- a CDS encoding M23 family metallopeptidase, whose amino-acid sequence MEQKSGIKGRRKERIRSLLELDDSPQTAVPPLYARSDEPTTFKEWGEGTVHGFSTDREPDPEALWKQRRGGWVDEGGGDKPRFASGFMRRTIASIVVFGAVWGIFTIQQPWALKTQAFITDALSRDMDFAAAQVWYEEHFSGAPAFIPIFGGEDQPAEKVTAAHDLTTPLAGSIVRPFAATMNGVEIMPAEDSNSTLTVRSVDTGRVLSVARETQGGIRITVRHTGDITAEYGHLSGTKLAADDWVQSGDAVGWLEKPENASVPLLFFAIMKDKTYIDPAEVVSFD is encoded by the coding sequence ATGGAACAGAAATCAGGTATTAAAGGCCGCCGCAAGGAACGCATCCGCAGCCTGCTGGAGCTGGACGATTCTCCGCAAACAGCTGTGCCGCCGCTGTATGCACGGTCTGACGAGCCAACTACGTTCAAGGAATGGGGAGAGGGCACAGTCCATGGTTTTTCCACAGACCGCGAGCCTGACCCTGAGGCCCTATGGAAGCAGCGGCGCGGGGGCTGGGTGGATGAAGGGGGAGGGGACAAGCCGCGTTTTGCTTCGGGTTTTATGCGGAGAACCATTGCGAGCATTGTTGTTTTTGGTGCAGTGTGGGGAATCTTTACTATCCAGCAGCCCTGGGCACTCAAAACGCAGGCTTTTATTACCGATGCGCTCAGCAGGGATATGGATTTTGCCGCCGCGCAGGTCTGGTATGAGGAGCATTTCAGCGGAGCCCCGGCGTTTATTCCGATCTTCGGCGGTGAGGATCAGCCGGCAGAGAAGGTAACCGCCGCCCATGACCTGACCACCCCGCTTGCAGGCAGCATTGTCCGGCCTTTTGCTGCTACAATGAATGGTGTGGAGATTATGCCTGCAGAAGATTCAAACAGTACGCTTACAGTGAGAAGTGTAGATACGGGGAGGGTGCTGTCCGTTGCCAGAGAAACGCAGGGCGGAATTCGGATCACGGTACGCCATACCGGGGATATAACGGCTGAATACGGGCATCTGAGCGGGACGAAACTGGCAGCGGATGACTGGGTACAAAGCGGAGATGCTGTAGGCTGGCTGGAGAAACCGGAGAATGCTTCAGTGCCGCTGCTATTTTTTGCAATTATGAAAGACAAGACTTATATTGATCCCGCTGAAGTGGTATCGTTTGATTAG
- the minD gene encoding septum site-determining protein MinD produces the protein MGEAIVVTSGKGGVGKTTTTANIGTALALQGKKVCLVDTDIGLRNLDVVMGLENRIIYDLVDVAEGRCRLNQALVKDKRFDELYMLPAAQTKDKTSVTPEQVKDIILELKKEYEYILIDCPAGIEHGFRNAIAGADKAIVVTTPEHAAVRDADRIIGLLEQSHVESPKLVVNRIRPGLIKSGDMLDIEDILQVLNIDLIGIVPDDELVIKAANSGEPTVMNPDSAAAIAYRNIARRILGDAVPLMQLDKKPGAFKKLKKFFGMG, from the coding sequence ATGGGAGAAGCGATTGTCGTAACCTCGGGCAAAGGCGGAGTGGGCAAAACAACCACAACGGCCAATATTGGCACCGCGCTTGCATTGCAGGGCAAAAAAGTATGTCTGGTCGATACCGACATTGGACTGCGGAATCTGGATGTGGTCATGGGGCTGGAGAACCGCATCATTTATGATCTGGTCGATGTTGCGGAAGGACGCTGCCGTCTGAATCAGGCGCTGGTCAAGGACAAGCGTTTTGATGAGCTGTACATGCTCCCTGCGGCCCAGACCAAAGACAAGACCTCCGTTACACCGGAGCAGGTGAAGGATATCATTCTTGAACTCAAAAAGGAATATGAATACATCCTGATCGATTGTCCGGCCGGGATTGAGCATGGCTTCCGCAATGCCATTGCCGGAGCAGACAAGGCGATTGTGGTGACTACGCCGGAGCATGCTGCCGTGCGGGATGCGGACCGGATTATCGGCCTTTTGGAGCAGTCGCACGTAGAATCGCCTAAACTGGTTGTTAACCGGATTCGGCCTGGACTTATCAAATCAGGGGATATGCTGGATATTGAAGATATCCTGCAGGTGCTGAATATTGATTTGATTGGTATTGTCCCCGATGACGAACTGGTGATCAAGGCAGCGAACAGCGGGGAGCCTACCGTCATGAATCCCGATTCCGCAGCGGCAATCGCTTACCGTAATATCGCCCGGCGGATACTGGGGGATGCGGTACCACTCATGCAGCTGGACAAGAAACCGGGGGCCTTCAAGAAGTTGAAGAAGTTTTTCGGTATGGGTTGA
- the minC gene encoding septum site-determining protein MinC has protein sequence MTVQSKHVRIKGIKDGLVFLLDDKCPFEDLLSELRYKLEHSHQNILTGPIVHVDIKLGSRSVSEEEKEAVLDILKSQGNLLIRSIEALEEPGGKDTDALFMVSGMIRSGQVLHHEGNLLFLGDVNPGGSVTCTGDIYILGALRGMAHAGVGGNQESIIAASLLSPTQLRIADVISRPPDEWETRESSMEFAYLSSGAMQIDKIHNIVKLRQGLNVFKGV, from the coding sequence ATGACAGTACAATCCAAGCATGTAAGGATAAAGGGCATCAAGGATGGCCTGGTATTCCTGCTAGACGACAAGTGCCCCTTTGAAGATCTCTTAAGCGAGCTTCGCTATAAGCTGGAGCACAGCCATCAGAATATATTGACCGGACCGATTGTGCATGTGGACATTAAACTGGGCAGCCGGTCTGTGTCCGAAGAAGAGAAAGAAGCTGTGCTGGACATTCTGAAGAGCCAGGGGAATCTGCTGATCCGTTCCATAGAAGCCTTGGAAGAACCAGGCGGCAAGGACACTGATGCCCTGTTTATGGTCAGCGGAATGATTCGTTCCGGACAGGTCCTGCACCATGAAGGGAATCTGTTGTTCCTGGGTGATGTGAATCCCGGAGGGTCGGTTACCTGCACGGGTGATATTTATATTCTTGGAGCACTGCGTGGCATGGCTCATGCCGGGGTCGGCGGCAATCAGGAATCCATTATTGCCGCATCCTTGCTGTCGCCTACACAATTGCGGATTGCTGACGTTATCAGCCGCCCACCGGATGAATGGGAAACCCGGGAAAGCAGCATGGAATTTGCCTATCTATCGAGCGGTGCTATGCAAATCGACAAAATTCATAATATAGTCAAATTACGTCAGGGTTTAAATGTTTTTAAAGGGGTGTAG
- the mreD gene encoding rod shape-determining protein MreD, whose translation MKMRRSVLILLLIVLFMLEGTIMPWLLPNAWEMRIIPNLVFIVILFVTVYHHRHTALILGLSFGMLHDVVFYGRILGAHSFAMGVSAYLIGLIFQLPRAPLPLMMTVVLLGSLLEDSVLFAIYSVFNLSQVPYNWALLHHMLPTMLFHFAAALLLYVPLRKQIERLKKETHKEEAA comes from the coding sequence GTGAAGATGCGCAGATCCGTCCTAATTCTATTGTTAATTGTCTTGTTTATGCTGGAAGGCACGATTATGCCCTGGCTGCTCCCGAATGCCTGGGAAATGCGGATTATTCCGAATCTTGTATTTATTGTGATTCTGTTTGTAACGGTATATCATCACCGCCATACAGCTCTGATCTTGGGCTTGAGCTTTGGGATGCTGCATGATGTCGTATTTTATGGCCGGATTCTCGGTGCCCATTCCTTCGCAATGGGAGTGTCAGCTTATTTGATCGGCTTAATATTCCAGCTGCCGCGTGCGCCGCTGCCGCTGATGATGACGGTAGTCCTGCTGGGCAGTCTGCTTGAAGACAGTGTGCTTTTTGCCATTTATAGCGTATTTAATTTAAGCCAGGTTCCTTATAACTGGGCATTGCTGCATCACATGCTGCCTACCATGTTATTTCATTTTGCTGCTGCCCTGCTCCTCTACGTGCCTCTCCGCAAGCAGATTGAACGGCTGAAGAAAGAGACACACAAGGAAGAGGCTGCATAA
- the mreC gene encoding rod shape-determining protein MreC, which yields MLKLFKLFNNKRLFILLIALVMFIVVMGFSLGTRKSLSWPENFLRDTTGFVQNLFYKPAGYVAGLFQDIGNLHEMAEENERLKILAAQYAREKTQYNFIKAQYDQYQIDLKFTNAQKNLYNYDYRIANVVSLTTEPSNNTLVIDLGAKDGIKLNMSVTSVEGLVGVISQVSNFTSTVKLMTMMDVNDPNSQPPIAATVFNKEGKTFGMIESYDQQSGMLMMNKIPVGDPIAVKDKIISSGIGGVYPRGMIIGTVESIKVGEYGLTSTAIIKPAAGFQDWKELFVVFTQERAE from the coding sequence GTGTTGAAACTGTTTAAGCTATTTAATAATAAACGTTTGTTCATATTACTCATTGCCTTGGTCATGTTTATTGTTGTCATGGGTTTCAGCCTGGGGACCAGAAAATCCTTGTCCTGGCCGGAGAATTTCCTGAGAGATACGACCGGTTTCGTGCAGAACCTGTTCTACAAGCCCGCTGGATATGTAGCGGGCTTGTTCCAAGATATCGGTAATCTGCATGAGATGGCTGAAGAGAATGAGCGGCTCAAAATCCTCGCGGCCCAGTATGCGCGCGAAAAGACTCAGTATAATTTCATCAAGGCACAATACGATCAATATCAAATCGATCTTAAGTTTACGAATGCCCAGAAGAATTTGTACAATTATGACTACCGGATTGCAAACGTCGTCAGCTTGACGACCGAGCCGAGCAACAACACACTGGTTATTGACCTTGGAGCCAAGGACGGAATTAAACTGAATATGTCCGTGACCTCCGTAGAGGGATTGGTTGGGGTAATCAGCCAGGTAAGCAACTTCACCTCTACCGTGAAGCTGATGACCATGATGGATGTAAATGATCCGAACTCCCAGCCGCCGATTGCAGCGACCGTCTTCAACAAGGAAGGGAAGACCTTCGGAATGATTGAATCCTATGACCAGCAATCCGGCATGCTGATGATGAACAAAATACCGGTAGGAGATCCGATAGCCGTGAAGGATAAGATTATATCCTCGGGTATTGGGGGAGTCTACCCGCGCGGGATGATCATCGGAACAGTCGAAAGTATTAAGGTGGGGGAATACGGGTTGACCTCAACGGCAATCATCAAACCTGCGGCGGGATTTCAGGATTGGAAGGAACTGTTTGTTGTCTTTACGCAGGAGCGTGCCGAATAG
- a CDS encoding rod shape-determining protein, whose translation MLGGFTKDLGIDLGTANTLVYVRGKGIVVREPSVVAINTDTKTIEAVGESAKKMIGRTPGNIRAIRPMKDGVIADFDTTATMIKYFIRQAQKQRSMFQRHPNVMVCVPSGITAVEQRAVEDATKQAGAREAYIIEEPFAAAIGADLPVWEPTGSMVVDIGGGTTEVAVISLGGIVTSRSVRVAGDEADESIIQYIKRQYNLMIGERTSEQLKMDVGSALPLEKTETMEIRGRDLVTGLPKTLTITSDEICEALSDTVNAIVEAVKVTLEKCPPELAADIMDRGIVLTGGGALLRNLDKLLARETGMPVIVAENPLDCVAIGTGKALENIHLFKSRTGSSLRSKR comes from the coding sequence ATGTTAGGTGGTTTTACGAAAGATTTAGGAATTGACCTGGGGACAGCGAATACGCTCGTCTATGTACGCGGCAAGGGGATTGTTGTCAGAGAACCTTCCGTTGTGGCCATTAATACAGATACCAAGACGATTGAAGCGGTAGGCGAATCTGCCAAAAAAATGATCGGCCGTACGCCGGGAAATATCCGTGCCATTCGTCCAATGAAGGACGGAGTTATTGCTGATTTCGATACGACGGCAACTATGATTAAATATTTCATCCGTCAGGCGCAGAAGCAGCGTTCGATGTTCCAGCGTCATCCGAATGTGATGGTGTGTGTGCCATCCGGCATCACTGCTGTGGAACAGCGTGCTGTGGAGGACGCTACCAAGCAGGCCGGCGCACGTGAGGCTTATATTATCGAGGAGCCTTTTGCGGCTGCCATTGGTGCAGACCTGCCGGTATGGGAACCGACCGGCAGTATGGTCGTTGATATCGGCGGCGGTACGACCGAAGTAGCTGTTATTTCCCTTGGCGGTATCGTAACCAGCCGTTCGGTGCGGGTTGCCGGGGACGAAGCAGATGAGTCCATCATTCAATATATCAAACGCCAATATAATCTCATGATCGGGGAGCGTACCTCGGAGCAGCTCAAAATGGATGTGGGTTCTGCCCTGCCGCTGGAGAAGACAGAAACGATGGAGATTCGTGGACGTGATCTTGTAACCGGATTGCCAAAGACCCTGACTATTACCTCAGATGAGATTTGTGAAGCGTTATCAGATACTGTTAATGCCATTGTGGAAGCTGTGAAGGTCACGCTGGAGAAATGCCCTCCGGAGCTGGCAGCCGACATTATGGACCGGGGAATTGTTCTTACCGGCGGCGGCGCCCTTCTGCGCAATTTGGATAAGCTGCTGGCCCGCGAGACCGGGATGCCTGTGATCGTCGCTGAGAATCCGCTGGATTGTGTTGCCATTGGAACAGGGAAAGCGCTGGAGAATATTCATCTCTTCAAAAGCCGCACCGGCTCCAGTCTCCGCTCCAAGCGTTAG
- the radC gene encoding RadC family protein: protein MESQSFMLRDLPHEERPRERMMHYGAESLSQAELLAILLRTGTRAESAIHIAQRMLGVAGSLRGLADLSIEELTNIKGIGPAKAVQLKAGIELGRRMANSRLTEPVIIRSPQDAAEILTEQLRYLQKEHFVCLFLNTKNHVIAQETLSMGSLNASIVHPREVFRAAMKCSSAAIICAHNHPSGDPTPSPEDISLTSRLLQAGEIVGIDVLDHLIIGDSRFISLKEKGFM, encoded by the coding sequence ATGGAGTCGCAATCATTTATGCTGCGGGACCTCCCCCATGAAGAACGACCACGAGAGCGCATGATGCATTATGGGGCGGAATCATTAAGCCAAGCGGAGCTGCTGGCCATTCTGCTGCGTACAGGTACGCGGGCGGAATCGGCTATTCATATTGCCCAGCGGATGCTGGGGGTGGCAGGCAGTCTTCGCGGGCTGGCGGACCTAAGCATTGAAGAACTGACGAATATCAAAGGCATCGGCCCTGCCAAGGCCGTGCAACTCAAAGCTGGCATTGAGCTGGGAAGACGAATGGCAAACTCCCGGCTGACCGAGCCGGTCATCATCCGCAGTCCACAGGATGCGGCGGAGATATTGACCGAGCAGCTGCGTTACTTGCAGAAAGAGCATTTTGTCTGCCTTTTTCTGAATACGAAGAATCATGTTATTGCGCAGGAGACATTATCCATGGGCAGCCTTAACGCCTCCATCGTGCATCCCCGCGAGGTGTTCAGGGCCGCTATGAAATGCAGCAGCGCAGCTATCATATGCGCACATAATCATCCGAGCGGTGATCCTACGCCCAGTCCGGAAGACATCTCTTTAACCTCAAGACTGCTTCAGGCCGGGGAGATTGTCGGAATCGATGTGCTGGATCACCTGATCATTGGAGACAGCAGATTTATAAGTTTGAAGGAAAAAGGATTTATGTAA
- a CDS encoding Maf family protein — protein MIILASGSPRRRELLSLLGLPFEVISSDADESTPPGLTPAEIVRSLALRKAEAVRPSAGERAAVIVGSDTIVVLGNQVLGKPADTQDSRDMLQLLQGRTHQVYTGVACIGLPEGKTVVEHRVTSVTMRAMSMDEISAYIATGEPADKAGSYAIQGLGATLVERIEGCYFNVVGLPLSLLGEMLSGFGISVLGRQGIY, from the coding sequence ATGATTATTCTTGCTTCGGGTTCACCGCGCCGCCGGGAGCTGTTATCTCTTCTGGGCTTGCCCTTCGAAGTCATCTCAAGCGATGCTGACGAGAGCACGCCGCCAGGCTTAACGCCCGCAGAAATTGTTCGCAGCCTTGCGCTCCGCAAAGCGGAGGCTGTGCGGCCTTCTGCCGGAGAACGTGCTGCCGTTATTGTCGGCAGCGATACGATTGTGGTGCTGGGAAACCAAGTGCTCGGCAAGCCGGCGGACACGCAGGACAGCAGAGACATGCTGCAGCTGCTGCAGGGCCGGACACACCAGGTATACACCGGAGTAGCCTGCATTGGACTGCCGGAAGGGAAGACCGTGGTGGAGCACCGGGTAACCTCTGTAACCATGAGAGCGATGAGCATGGATGAAATCTCCGCTTACATAGCGACCGGAGAGCCTGCCGACAAGGCGGGTTCCTATGCGATTCAAGGGCTGGGCGCCACCCTGGTGGAACGGATTGAGGGGTGTTATTTCAACGTGGTCGGATTGCCGTTGTCGCTGCTTGGGGAGATGCTGTCGGGTTTTGGCATCTCGGTGCTGGGCCGGCAGGGGATCTATTAG
- a CDS encoding DUF4321 domain-containing protein — translation MKKKNVGILLLFLILGWLAGAWIAKLLEPVKGLSFLTASTVLKWSPQADLDIITYDITIHLKLCLLSLAGIITALWLYRRL, via the coding sequence ATGAAGAAGAAAAATGTGGGAATACTGCTGTTATTTCTTATTCTGGGCTGGCTGGCCGGGGCGTGGATCGCCAAACTGCTGGAACCTGTAAAAGGTCTGTCTTTTCTTACAGCCTCGACTGTACTCAAATGGTCGCCGCAAGCCGATTTGGACATCATAACCTATGACATCACTATTCATTTGAAACTGTGCTTGCTCAGTCTTGCCGGTATCATAACAGCCCTTTGGCTCTACCGGAGACTGTAG
- a CDS encoding SPOR domain-containing protein encodes MSNGRMTFKFDTDTGNTRTEPLNRRPGSGLGTARDYAEAGQRREVELLQQRCPADTGIESQRKEVSKEPEEYDSALLYLEDQEDKISTREDTRQFFFHSDHPPDLWDQPPRYPHAPAEDYKDWPEKRSHGPEWSAEYGQYEDNPLRGGSYGGSYHARRPSHWWKLALSIAGALGTGILLGYAALSLIGGGSLAGGNNTPSVTSPAVQSVTDTGAVLPPDAGGNAGMNRIPVKVAAQTYYLLQYGVFSSPAGAEQARQELLAAGLAAGLDPADGNRVYAGMSPDREQAKLLSSGLKNQGIELYVREVSLPAAEQAAFAGSAETIDSYFAASGKLLGELSRLSASELSGPGEAVDTTEVSNLHMQWNEAVKAMEPGLPAAAQKLCASLEKSMSRGISALNEYNKNQAQALLWEVQEAMMSFLTTQKGLLSALS; translated from the coding sequence TTGAGTAACGGAAGAATGACGTTCAAGTTTGACACGGATACCGGGAATACAAGAACTGAGCCGCTCAACCGCAGGCCGGGGTCTGGGCTGGGCACTGCCAGGGACTACGCGGAAGCAGGGCAGCGGCGGGAAGTGGAGCTGCTTCAGCAGCGCTGCCCGGCGGACACCGGCATAGAGAGCCAGCGCAAAGAGGTTTCTAAGGAACCGGAGGAGTATGATTCAGCTTTGCTATACCTGGAGGATCAGGAGGACAAGATCAGTACACGCGAGGATACAAGGCAATTTTTCTTTCACTCTGATCATCCGCCTGATCTATGGGACCAGCCCCCGCGTTACCCTCATGCTCCGGCTGAGGACTATAAAGATTGGCCGGAAAAACGCAGCCATGGTCCGGAGTGGTCCGCTGAATACGGGCAATATGAAGATAACCCGCTTCGTGGGGGCAGTTATGGCGGCTCCTACCATGCCCGGCGTCCTTCCCATTGGTGGAAGCTCGCACTTTCCATCGCCGGAGCTCTCGGGACCGGTATCCTGCTTGGATATGCGGCGCTGTCATTGATTGGCGGTGGAAGCCTCGCGGGAGGCAATAATACTCCAAGTGTGACCTCGCCAGCCGTACAGAGCGTGACGGACACTGGCGCTGTCCTGCCGCCGGACGCAGGCGGGAATGCGGGGATGAACCGTATTCCGGTGAAGGTTGCAGCACAGACCTATTACCTGCTGCAGTACGGTGTGTTCAGCTCTCCTGCGGGAGCGGAGCAGGCCAGGCAGGAACTGCTGGCCGCCGGACTGGCCGCCGGACTTGATCCGGCGGATGGCAACCGGGTGTACGCCGGTATGTCGCCTGACCGCGAACAGGCCAAGCTGCTCAGCAGCGGCCTCAAGAACCAGGGAATCGAGCTGTACGTCAGGGAGGTCTCGCTCCCTGCTGCGGAGCAGGCCGCCTTTGCAGGCTCGGCTGAGACCATAGACAGCTACTTCGCCGCCAGCGGGAAGCTGCTCGGCGAGCTAAGCAGGCTGTCTGCGTCCGAATTAAGCGGACCGGGTGAAGCGGTGGACACTACTGAGGTCAGTAATCTGCACATGCAGTGGAACGAAGCAGTCAAAGCAATGGAGCCGGGATTGCCGGCTGCAGCGCAGAAGCTCTGTGCCAGTTTGGAGAAATCAATGAGCCGGGGGATTTCCGCATTGAATGAGTATAATAAGAACCAGGCTCAGGCTTTGCTGTGGGAGGTGCAGGAGGCGATGATGAGTTTTCTCACCACTCAGAAAGGCCTGCTCTCCGCCTTGTCCTGA
- a CDS encoding glycosyltransferase — translation MRERMLFLSVRKECSKEEEHRTESFLEILLEKFDIDLIECCECGRERVADSGCALTVHRVEQAVAPRTALLRPLDKLRSIAAFEDISKDLRTEIRQLCSRHTYSHVFISRRFLNNCIDMISSLLPEAVIITDAQRTWSRAVEKGGTVRRKIRYPYHKLNEAKARRDERKLMNKTGLLLTANEQDALSFKALSFADAGKVHVVPPYVDLQEYQHDEPVCKENGIMLHWDMHNVQGRNAALLFHKKVYPLIRAEVPDVQCYIVGSSVDSAIQALFKTDSSVKIIEDTSLAGEYIRRAKAVIACLDEGCGGQKKILEAWALRTPVVTSPRGADALICENGRDILLAGTARGIAEQTVMLLQTPELVSLISDRAYRTLLNHYEVKNVKAKVLSLV, via the coding sequence ATGAGAGAAAGAATGCTGTTCCTTTCAGTCCGGAAAGAATGCAGTAAGGAAGAAGAACATCGGACAGAAAGTTTTCTTGAAATCCTATTGGAGAAATTTGATATCGACCTTATTGAGTGTTGTGAGTGCGGGCGGGAACGGGTTGCGGATTCCGGTTGCGCGCTTACCGTCCACCGGGTAGAACAGGCAGTGGCTCCCCGCACTGCACTGCTGAGGCCGCTGGACAAGCTGCGCTCCATAGCTGCCTTTGAAGACATCAGTAAAGATCTGCGGACTGAGATCAGGCAGCTCTGCAGCCGGCATACCTACAGTCATGTATTCATTTCCCGCAGATTTCTCAACAATTGTATTGACATGATCTCTTCCCTGCTTCCTGAAGCGGTCATTATTACGGATGCCCAACGGACCTGGAGCAGGGCGGTGGAGAAGGGTGGGACTGTCCGGCGCAAGATCAGGTATCCCTACCACAAACTAAATGAGGCTAAGGCCCGGCGGGATGAGCGGAAGCTGATGAATAAGACCGGCTTGCTGCTGACGGCTAACGAGCAGGATGCCCTGTCATTTAAGGCGCTGTCCTTTGCCGATGCCGGTAAGGTGCATGTCGTTCCGCCTTATGTGGATCTGCAGGAATATCAGCATGACGAGCCGGTCTGCAAAGAGAACGGAATCATGCTTCACTGGGATATGCATAACGTACAGGGCCGGAATGCAGCCTTATTATTCCATAAGAAGGTTTACCCGCTGATCCGGGCCGAGGTCCCAGATGTTCAATGCTACATTGTGGGCAGTTCTGTAGATTCTGCAATCCAGGCCCTCTTCAAGACGGACTCCTCCGTGAAGATTATTGAGGATACCAGCCTTGCCGGGGAATACATACGCCGGGCAAAGGCGGTGATTGCTTGTCTGGATGAAGGCTGCGGAGGCCAGAAGAAGATTCTGGAAGCGTGGGCGCTCCGGACTCCGGTCGTAACCAGCCCGCGGGGCGCAGATGCATTAATCTGCGAGAACGGCAGGGATATACTGCTGGCCGGAACCGCCAGGGGTATCGCTGAGCAGACAGTCATGCTGCTGCAGACCCCGGAGCTTGTCTCCCTCATATCTGACCGTGCGTACCGTACGCTGCTTAACCATTATGAGGTGAAGAACGTGAAGGCCAAAGTGCTTAGTCTCGTGTAA
- a CDS encoding glycosyltransferase family 4 protein: MREKLLFISAENPFPQDSGGKLRTGNILNILLDKYDVDLLTYRNSRPGDDKNEAPGLAVHEVERTVNYRKAMLRSLYKRRNSSYMSHVDVDMRGKIGELCRQNSYGHVFISHSLLGSCIDIVREVLPGTVIITDAHNFESGLSAQLAAKKKGLAKLFYTLNAGWTKRDELKLMDKTNLLLTTSEQDGLAFKSLSSQNSHKVHVIPNFIRIEDYPANTGISKENWIILPGNMNYFPNINAASYFNREIYPLIMAKVPEIKWYIVGRDVHPEVAALAEKDPSIVITGYVDSVADYVRKAKVVIAPLREGSGTRLKILEAWALKTPVVSSTKGAEGLLYEHSRNILIADDPVTFADSVIQLLHDHERGIVLADRAYETLLANYEAGSVREKLLSLV, translated from the coding sequence ATGAGGGAGAAATTGCTATTCATATCTGCGGAGAATCCTTTTCCGCAGGATAGCGGAGGCAAGCTGAGAACTGGCAATATCCTGAATATTTTGCTGGACAAATATGATGTGGATCTGCTTACTTACCGTAATTCAAGACCTGGAGATGACAAAAATGAGGCGCCGGGGCTTGCAGTTCACGAGGTCGAACGAACAGTGAATTACCGCAAAGCCATGCTACGCTCCTTATATAAAAGGCGCAACAGCTCCTACATGAGCCATGTGGATGTAGATATGCGCGGCAAGATCGGGGAACTGTGCCGCCAGAACAGCTACGGCCATGTTTTTATTTCTCACAGCCTGCTGGGAAGCTGCATTGACATTGTTCGAGAGGTATTGCCGGGTACCGTGATCATCACGGATGCCCACAATTTTGAGAGCGGCTTGTCCGCACAGCTGGCAGCCAAGAAAAAGGGACTTGCCAAGCTGTTCTATACCCTCAATGCGGGTTGGACGAAGAGGGACGAACTCAAGCTGATGGACAAAACAAATTTGCTGCTGACCACCTCGGAGCAGGACGGCCTGGCGTTCAAATCGCTTTCCAGCCAAAATTCGCATAAAGTCCATGTGATCCCCAACTTTATCCGTATCGAAGACTATCCGGCGAATACGGGCATCTCCAAAGAGAATTGGATCATTTTACCGGGTAATATGAACTACTTTCCGAATATTAACGCAGCCTCCTACTTCAACCGCGAGATTTATCCACTCATTATGGCCAAGGTTCCGGAGATCAAGTGGTATATTGTGGGCCGGGATGTGCACCCTGAGGTCGCGGCGCTGGCAGAAAAAGATCCCTCAATAGTGATCACCGGTTATGTGGACAGTGTTGCGGATTACGTGCGCAAAGCGAAGGTCGTCATCGCTCCCTTGCGGGAAGGAAGCGGAACCCGGCTGAAGATTCTAGAGGCCTGGGCGCTGAAGACGCCTGTAGTCTCAAGCACGAAAGGAGCGGAAGGCTTGCTCTATGAGCATTCGCGGAACATACTGATCGCTGATGATCCGGTAACCTTTGCTGACAGTGTGATTCAGCTTCTTCATGATCACGAACGCGGAATAGTACTGGCAGACCGTGCTTATGAGACGCTGCTGGCCAATTACGAGGCAGGAAGTGTGCGTGAGAAGCTGCTTAGTTTAGTCTGA